AATAAGAGGCTGCTCCATCTCCAACACACCAAGCAAAAGCATTACAAATACAAATAATGGGAAAAGATATTCCTGTGGCAGCGTTTCCCAAATAACCAAGCTCACTATTTCCAATAAAGATTTGGTCTACAATGTTGTAGAGTGCACTTATCAGAAGTCCCATAACACAAGGTACAGAGAATTTTAAAAGCAGTTGAGATACTGGCTTTTCTCCTAAAATTTTGTTTTCTTCCATAAAAATTTTTCCTCCTTAATAAGCACAAAAACCGTAAACAATTTACTTTTGTGCATTTTTTAATGCCTTATAGTAAACTATTTACGGTAGTCTGTAGAAACGTCCACCCTATTGTGAACATATATAAGCTCATTTCCTTTTAGAATATCATATTTTTACAGTTATTGTCAATATTTTATTATCTATACTAACTTTATTTTCTGTAAAAAATATTACTGAACTAGATTTCTTATCAATTTTTTCAGATATAAAAATATATTTCTATTTCTTTATTCCTACTTAAAAATTTTTTTATTTTATTTTTATTATCCAAAAATTCCAAATACAATAGAACCTATGATTAACATCATTGCTCCTCCAACTCTCGAAGAAATTTGTGCAAATGACATTAACTCCATTCTGTCTGCTGCTCCAAGTACAGCCACATCTCCTGAACCACCTCTGTTTGCCATACATAGCCCAGCTGTTATCGCTGCCTCTATAGGATAAAACTTCATTGTTCTAGAAAGTAACATTATAAATATAACTGCTCCTAATACAATTCCTATTGCTATTACTAAATTTGCTGGTGTTAAAGAATTTATAATCTCTTGTACATCAGTTCCAAAACCTACTGCTCCCATTAATATCCAAATAGTATATTTTGAGAAAAATGTTTGCATATTTTTAGCTCCAGCTTTTAATGGTGTTGGGACAACATTAGTTACATTTAAAATAATTGCATAGATAACTAAAAATGCTAATCTGTGCATTTCAAAAGAAAAATTTAATGTACTCCATAATTCAGCTGAAAGATGTGCAAACATAAATAATACTCCTGTAAAAACTAAAGCTGCTGCAAACTCTTTTTGTCCAACTTCCATTTTTACCTCTTCATCTTTAACTGCTTCTTTTGAATTTTCTATTATTAAACTTCCATTTCCTGTTAAGCTAGGTTTTGATTTTCCTAATTTATTTAATAAAGCTCCAGTTATAATTACAATAACATTAGCTATTGTTAAGATTGAAATAGCAAAAGCAAACCATTCACTTGAAGGTCTTCCTGTTTTTTGAGCCCACATCTCAGACATAGGTATAGCTCCAGCTCCTGTTCCTCCGCCCATTATAGGTAAAACATAATTCATCACAATATCAAGAGGTGCTTTTCCAAAACATAATCCTGTTATTACTCCACCTATTGTTGCTCCTAAAACTCCTACTAAAATAAGTGGAATATATCCTGATATAGCTTGTACTAATGTTTTTCTATTAACTGTTAAAACTGAACCTACAATCAAAGCAGGTATAAATATTTCCAAGAAATTTACTGGTTGTTTCCCATAAAATATCTCTATAGAATCTAACATTTTTTGAGGTACTAAATTGTATGTTCCCATTACTGCCGAAATAAAAAATACTAAAACTGTTCCTCCACCAATATAATCATTCCATACAGGAATTCTATCTCCAATCTCTCCAAATAAAATTCCAAACACTGCTAATATTGTAAATATTGTTAGAAAATTAGGTCTAACAAATCCTCCAACAACTCCATTGAAAGGTGTGTAAACAATAAATGTTACTATACCTAATAATACTAAAAACATAGGTAAAGTTAGTCCACTCCATTTTGCTTCTTTTAAACTGAATAATTCAGAAAAAGTTTTTTTGCCATAATTAAATCTCCTTTGCTTTAAAAAAATATTCTTTTGTTTTTAACAGATACAGTATACAGTATCTCTTTTTAAAAGTCAATAATATTTTATTCAATTCTTTTATTTTTACCAAGATAGTCTTTTAACCATAATGATTTCATTTATTTTTTTGTAAAAAAAATAGCACGAAATATATCGTGCCATAATCTAAAAATTTTTATTATAATTATAATTCAAATTCTATTAATGCTTTTGCTGTGATTACTTTTACATTTTTAGTATCTGTTATAGGTGTTCCACAACCTGAACAACCTCCACCACAACAACCGTCTACTCCACAAGAATGATGTTCTTCTTCTCCACCCATTCTTTTTAAATAATCTTCATAAGTTTCAATGTATCCATTAGCTAATAAATTATCAAAAGCCACTTTTAGTTCTTCTTCAGTGATTCCTATATTTTTCATTATCGCCTCATCACTATAAGTTTTACCTGTAACTAAAAACTCCACTATTTTTCTTTCTATATCTGTCATTATTCCTCCCTATATTCAAAATTGTAAATATTACAATTTAAAAACTATTTTAATTTATATATCTATTATACGCTATATTTTGTAAATTGTCAATAAAATTAAAAGTATTTTCACTATTATAAAAATTATGATATAATAAATAGTAAAATTTTTAGGAGGTAATTAATGACTGAAATAAAAGTTAATCTTAGAGAGAGTAATTTAAAAGAGGATATATTTTTGGAAAGTATCCGTACAAGTTATAGAAAAAAAATCTGGTCTAAGTTTGTGAAAGCTATAAATGATTTTAATCTGATAGAGGATGGAGATAAAATCGCCGTAGGAGTATCTGGTGGAAAGGATAGTCTTTTACTTTGTAAACTTTTCCAAGAATTAAAAAGAGATAAAAGTAAAAATTTTGAAGTGGCTTTTATCAGTATGAATCCCGGTTTTGAGGCTATGGATATTGAGCAATTTAAGAAAAATCTTGAAATTTTAAATATCCCTTGTCATATATTTAACTCTGATGTATGGGAGATCGCTTTTCGTGAAGATCCTGAAAATCCTTGTTTTCTTTGTGCTAAGATGAGAAGAGGGGTTTTATACAACAAAGTTGAGGAGTTAGGATTTAATAAACTTGCTCTTGGACACCACTTTGATGATATTATAGAAACAGCCCTTATAAATATGTTTTACGCTGGAACTATCAAAACAATGGTGCCAAATGTATCATCTACTAGTGGAAAACTATCTGTAATAAGACCAATGGCATACATAAAAGAAGAGGATATTATATCTTTTACAAGAAGAAACAATATTCAAGCTATGGGTTGTGGTTGTCCTGTTGAATCTGGAAAAACTGACTCTAAAAGAAAAGAGATAAAAAATCTTTTAAAAGACCTTGAACAAAAAAATAAAAATATAAAACAAAGTATATTTAACTCCCTAAAAAATATAAATCTTGATTTTGTTATGGGATATACTAGAGGAAATAAAAATGATTAGAATAAATGATATTTTTGAACTTCATAACCTAAAAGTAGATAACTATCTTTTTGAAGTTATGGAGGACAGTTTAAAAATTATAAACAGAAAAGAAAAATTTGAAATAAATCTTAAGTATAACAAAGAAAATGTTATCTCTACCCTAGAAACTATAAAAAAATTAACAGAGATAAAAATAGTTTTAGATAGCTTTAAGGAAAGAGAGATACTTTCGTATATAGAGAGCAAAGGTTTTAATAAACTTCTTTGGAATCCTATCGGAAAAGCTATGCACAGATTTAATATGATAGAGGCAGGGGATAGGGTAGCTGTTGGAATTTCTGGGGGAAAAGACAGTATAGTTCTTTTTAATGCCCTTGTAAGAATAAAAAAAATAGCTAATTTAGATTTTGAGATTATCCCAATCCATATCCATATGAAAGAGGATTTATCAGACCTTAGTGAGCTTACAGCTTATATCAAAAAATTTGGTTATGATTTAAAAGTTATAGAAACTAACCTTGGAAACTTAGTAAAAGAGAAAAATCCTTGTTTCCTTTGTGGAAGATTAAGACGTGGGATATTATATACTTTTATGAAAGAGAATAGTATAAATAAACTTGCCCTTGGACATCATAAAGATGATATTATAGAAACTTTCCTTTTAAATATCATCTATCAAGGGAATAGAAATATTATGAAACCAGCTTATTTTTCTGATGAGCATCAAGTAACAGTTATAAGACCACTTGCTTTTGTAGAGGAAAAAAATATAATAAGCTATTCTAAAAAACTTTCTCTTCCTATTCTTGAGACAAAATGTCCTTATGAAATGAGTGTGGATTCTAAAAGACTTAGAATAAAAAATATTATAAAAGATATTTCTCTTGAAACACCTGATGTAAGAAGTACCATTCTTAACAGTATAAATGATTTGTTTTAGTACCATTTGAATAATTTATAAGACAAAACATAGAACAGCTATTTGTAATTAAATAATATATTTTAAAAATCAAAGTTTTTCTTGACTATTATTTTTTTTTGCTGTATAATTAGTTATATTGTTAAGGGGGGAGTGCGTATGGTTGTTCCTTTGGCATTTGCTGAGATGAATAAAACTCTCACAATAGTAGAGATATCAGACAAATGTAGACATAAAAATTTTTTACTAGAAAAAGGGTTCTGTGCAGGAACTAGCATTGTTTTAAAAAACTCTTCCGATGGTAACTTTATTGTAGAAATCAACGAATCCCAATATATTATCGGATTTAGTTATGCAAAAAATATATTAGTAAAATAGTTTTTTACAGCCTTAGAGCTGTAAAAAATTTTGCCAAAAAGATTTGTTATACAAAATATTTTATATAGATAATTTTGAAAAGGAAAATAGGAGGACTTTTATGAACTTAAGCGAGTTAAAAAAAGGGGAAAAAGCAAGAATTATAAAGATTGGAAAAATAGGTGAACTAAAAAAAAGACTTATTGAAATGGGAATAACTCCGGGAGAAATAATCCTATTTGATAGAAATGCACCACTTGGTGACCCACAAGAATTTCTTGTAAAAGAAAACGGAATCTCTATAAGAAAAGAAGATTCTAAAAATATTGAAATCGAGTTAGTTAAATAATTTATTTTATACAGAAAGGTGATGAATTTATGATAAAAATCGCATTCGCAGGAAATCCAAACGTTGGAAAGAGTGCATTAATTAACGCAATAGCTGGTTCTAACTTAAAAGTTGGTAACTGGGCAGGAGTTACTGTTGAGAAGAAAGAGGCGTCTTTTGTTCACAATGGTGAAGAAATTACTATGATAGACTTACCGGGAGTTTATAGTTTAAGTCCACGTAGTCTAGAGGAAAATATAACTAGAGATTTTATAACTGATGAAAATCCAGATGTTATTATAAACGTTATCGAAGCACCAAACATTGAAAGAAACCTATACCTTACACTTCTTTTGAAAGAACTTGGAAAACCTATGGTAATGGCTCTTAACTTCTATGATGAGTTTGAAAATTTAAACCATAGCCTTGATATCCCTCTTCTATCAGAAAAATTAGAAATGCCTGTTGTTAAAACTTCGGCTATAAAAGGAACTGGGCTTTCTGAACTTCTTAATAAAGCTATTGAAGTGGCTAAAGCTAAAAAAATCCCATCTTTTAAGATAACATTTGATTCTTACATAGATGAGCAATACAATCTTATTAAGAAAAAAATAACTGCTGACAAAAAATTAGATAAAATCGTTGAAAAATATGGAATAAACTTTGTAATCATCAAACTTCTTGAAAAAGATGTAAACTTCTTAAAAAAATCTAAAGATATTTTTGGACTTGATATAGAAAATTATCTTGATGAAAATATAAAAGTTATTGAAGATAAATATGATGATGATATTGATACAATTTTAGCAGAGAGAAGATATGGAGAGATAAAAGGAATCCTAGCTGACACTTTAAAAACATCTCTAAAATCAAGACTTGACTTCTCTGAAAAAATAGATAAAGTTCTTTTAAATAGAGCTTTCGGTCTTCCAATATTCTTCTTAATAATCGGTCTTTTAATGACAGTGGTATTTAATGGAAGTGCTCCTTTTATCGATTGGATAGATGGATTTATCGGTGGATTTATTGGAAAATATGTTGGACTTTTGGTAGAGGGAACACCAGATTGGTTACAATCTCTTGTAGTTGATGGTATAATCGGTGGAGTTGGAGGAGTTTTAACATTTATTCCACTAATGTTCTTACTATATTTCTTCTTATCTATCTTAGAAGAAAGTGGATATATGTCAAGAGTTGCTTTCTTAATGGATAAAATAATGAGAACTTTAGGATTAAACGGAAAAGCATTCGTTCCAATGGTAGTTGGATTTGGTTGTACAGTTCCTGCTATCTATTCTACTAGAACACTAGAAGATCAAAATTCTAGAAAATTAACTGCTGCTCTTGTACCATTTATGTCTTGTGGAGCTAGACTTCCAGTTTATGGATTATTTACAGCTGCATTCTTTGGACAAAAAGCAGGATTAGTTGTTATGTCATTATATATGTTTGGTATTGTTATAGCTATTCTTCTTGGAACTTTCTTAAAAAGATTTGATGAATTTAAAGGAGAAAATAAGGCTTTACTTATAGAACTTGCACCATATAGAATCCCAGGATTAAAAGTTATATTAAAATCAGCTTGTAGAAGAACTGGTGGATATTTAAAGAAAGCTACTAGTATAATTCTTGGAATATTAATGTTACTTTGGGCTTTAACTTATTTCCCTAACCAAGGAGATGCGGAACATTCTTATATGGCAACTATCGGAAAAACTATCGCTCCAGTTTTAAAACCTACTGGATTTGCTGATAGATGGGAACCTGTTGCTGCTGTTGTACCAAGTATCGCTGCAAAAGAAATCGTTGTTGGATTTATGGCTCAAGTATTAGAGTTACCTGAAGAAGAAACTGAAGAAGTTGTAGAAGAACCAACAACATTTAGTGAAGATTTAAAAGAACAAGTAGTTGGTTTAGGTCAAGCTTTCGTAGATTCTGCAAAAGGAATTTTAAGCTTTGATATAGCTGGACTTTTCTCTGCTCCTTCTGCTGAAGAAGTTGAAGAAGAGGGAATGGGAGTTGTAAAAGCTACATCTAACCTTTGGACAGATGATTTAGCACCACTTAGAGCTTACTCATTTATGGTATTTATCCTTACAGTAGTTCCTTGTGCTGTTACTTTAGGAGCTATCAAACAAGAGTTTGGAACTAAATATCTATTAAAACTTTCTGGAATTATGTTAATTATTCCATATATCTGCTCTACTTTAATCTTCCAAATAGGTCGTTTATTTATGTAGTTAGTCTACAATAGAAAGGAAGTATATTATGAAAACTTATATCTTAATAGGAGTTTTAATAATCTTAGCTCTATATTCTTTTAGAGCTTTATATAGAAATTTTACTGGAAAAGATGGTTGTGCATCTTGTGGACACGACAAAAAAGATGGAGAGGGTTGTGGTTGTAGCGGAAATTGTGGCTCTTGCAACTGCTCTCACACTGAGAAAAAATAACAAAATTACCTTAAGAAAAAGAGTTCAAAGAGTTTTAGATTTGGACTCTTTTTTAAATATTAAAAAAATATTACTAAAAAACTTGCTTATATCCTCTATAAATTATATAATGTAGAGTAAAATCGAGGGAATGATTATGAAATACTTTTTAACTAAGGAGTATCAATGAATAGAAATTACAACATAGGAGTTTTTGACTCAGGTCTTGGTGGAGTTACAGTTTTAAAAGAACTTAGAAAACTTTTACCAAATGAAAATATCATATATTTTGGAGATACTAAAAATGTCCCTTATGGTGAAAAAACAAAAGAGGAGATTCAAGCTTTATCCCATAAAATAGTGGATTTTCTAACTAAAAATAATTGTAAAGTTATAATAATAGCTTGTAATACAGCCTCTATTGCTGCTTATGAATACTTAAGAAGTGTATCTTCTGTTCCTATTATTGGAATTATAAATTCTGGTTTGGAGTCTATTAAAAAAAATACATATAAAGAGATCGGTATAATTGGAACACCTTTTACTGTAAATAGCGGAGAATATCCTAAAAGATTAAGCCTAAGAGATAAAAATCTAAAGGTTAATTCTGTTGGTTGTGATAAACTATGTCCTATGATAGAAAAAGGGTGGCAAAATTTTGAAGATAGAGGTGAGGTTTTGGAAAGCTATCTTGATAAACTTCCAAATACCTGCGAGGCTCTACTTTTAGCTTGTACACACTATCCTTTCATTATAGAGGATATCAAAAAGAGATTTAAGGGGAATATCTTAGACCCTAGTGAAAAATGTGCTTGTGAGGTTTATCGTTCTTTAAAAGAGGCTAACCTTTTAAATGAACAAAAAGAAGTTGGTAAGACAGAATTTTATGTAAGCAGTGATAAAGATAGCTTTAAGAATAAGGCTCAAGAGTTTTTGGGAGCTAGTATAGATAGTGTTTTTGAGATAAATTTATAGTAATAAAAATAGAGAAAGAAAACCTTCTCTATTTTTTTATTCCACTATTAAAAAAATCATCAATTAAAATACTTCCATCGCAATATCTTCTCTATTTTCTTACCACAACTGCCACTTTTATGCCACAAATTAAAAGTTCTAAATAAAGATAATTGCTATAATTAAGAGTTTATAAAAAATGTGTAGTAATTTTGTAGAACAGTTATTACCACATCATAACTTTATATAATTAAAATATTTATAACTAAAAAATACCCTTTGTGGTAAAAAAATTTACTTACATACAAATATATACACAGATACATATATTTATGTAGTAGTATTATTAATGATC
The nucleotide sequence above comes from Fusobacterium perfoetens. Encoded proteins:
- a CDS encoding 2-hydroxycarboxylate transporter family protein, with the protein product MFLKQRRFNYGKKTFSELFSLKEAKWSGLTLPMFLVLLGIVTFIVYTPFNGVVGGFVRPNFLTIFTILAVFGILFGEIGDRIPVWNDYIGGGTVLVFFISAVMGTYNLVPQKMLDSIEIFYGKQPVNFLEIFIPALIVGSVLTVNRKTLVQAISGYIPLILVGVLGATIGGVITGLCFGKAPLDIVMNYVLPIMGGGTGAGAIPMSEMWAQKTGRPSSEWFAFAISILTIANVIVIITGALLNKLGKSKPSLTGNGSLIIENSKEAVKDEEVKMEVGQKEFAAALVFTGVLFMFAHLSAELWSTLNFSFEMHRLAFLVIYAIILNVTNVVPTPLKAGAKNMQTFFSKYTIWILMGAVGFGTDVQEIINSLTPANLVIAIGIVLGAVIFIMLLSRTMKFYPIEAAITAGLCMANRGGSGDVAVLGAADRMELMSFAQISSRVGGAMMLIIGSIVFGIFG
- a CDS encoding ATP-binding protein, with translation MTEIKVNLRESNLKEDIFLESIRTSYRKKIWSKFVKAINDFNLIEDGDKIAVGVSGGKDSLLLCKLFQELKRDKSKNFEVAFISMNPGFEAMDIEQFKKNLEILNIPCHIFNSDVWEIAFREDPENPCFLCAKMRRGVLYNKVEELGFNKLALGHHFDDIIETALINMFYAGTIKTMVPNVSSTSGKLSVIRPMAYIKEEDIISFTRRNNIQAMGCGCPVESGKTDSKRKEIKNLLKDLEQKNKNIKQSIFNSLKNINLDFVMGYTRGNKND
- a CDS encoding tRNA 2-thiocytidine biosynthesis TtcA family protein; its protein translation is MIRINDIFELHNLKVDNYLFEVMEDSLKIINRKEKFEINLKYNKENVISTLETIKKLTEIKIVLDSFKEREILSYIESKGFNKLLWNPIGKAMHRFNMIEAGDRVAVGISGGKDSIVLFNALVRIKKIANLDFEIIPIHIHMKEDLSDLSELTAYIKKFGYDLKVIETNLGNLVKEKNPCFLCGRLRRGILYTFMKENSINKLALGHHKDDIIETFLLNIIYQGNRNIMKPAYFSDEHQVTVIRPLAFVEEKNIISYSKKLSLPILETKCPYEMSVDSKRLRIKNIIKDISLETPDVRSTILNSINDLF
- a CDS encoding FeoA family protein; this translates as MVVPLAFAEMNKTLTIVEISDKCRHKNFLLEKGFCAGTSIVLKNSSDGNFIVEINESQYIIGFSYAKNILVK
- a CDS encoding FeoA family protein, whose protein sequence is MNLSELKKGEKARIIKIGKIGELKKRLIEMGITPGEIILFDRNAPLGDPQEFLVKENGISIRKEDSKNIEIELVK
- the feoB gene encoding ferrous iron transport protein B → MIKIAFAGNPNVGKSALINAIAGSNLKVGNWAGVTVEKKEASFVHNGEEITMIDLPGVYSLSPRSLEENITRDFITDENPDVIINVIEAPNIERNLYLTLLLKELGKPMVMALNFYDEFENLNHSLDIPLLSEKLEMPVVKTSAIKGTGLSELLNKAIEVAKAKKIPSFKITFDSYIDEQYNLIKKKITADKKLDKIVEKYGINFVIIKLLEKDVNFLKKSKDIFGLDIENYLDENIKVIEDKYDDDIDTILAERRYGEIKGILADTLKTSLKSRLDFSEKIDKVLLNRAFGLPIFFLIIGLLMTVVFNGSAPFIDWIDGFIGGFIGKYVGLLVEGTPDWLQSLVVDGIIGGVGGVLTFIPLMFLLYFFLSILEESGYMSRVAFLMDKIMRTLGLNGKAFVPMVVGFGCTVPAIYSTRTLEDQNSRKLTAALVPFMSCGARLPVYGLFTAAFFGQKAGLVVMSLYMFGIVIAILLGTFLKRFDEFKGENKALLIELAPYRIPGLKVILKSACRRTGGYLKKATSIILGILMLLWALTYFPNQGDAEHSYMATIGKTIAPVLKPTGFADRWEPVAAVVPSIAAKEIVVGFMAQVLELPEEETEEVVEEPTTFSEDLKEQVVGLGQAFVDSAKGILSFDIAGLFSAPSAEEVEEEGMGVVKATSNLWTDDLAPLRAYSFMVFILTVVPCAVTLGAIKQEFGTKYLLKLSGIMLIIPYICSTLIFQIGRLFM
- a CDS encoding FeoB-associated Cys-rich membrane protein, with amino-acid sequence MKTYILIGVLIILALYSFRALYRNFTGKDGCASCGHDKKDGEGCGCSGNCGSCNCSHTEKK
- the murI gene encoding glutamate racemase — its product is MNRNYNIGVFDSGLGGVTVLKELRKLLPNENIIYFGDTKNVPYGEKTKEEIQALSHKIVDFLTKNNCKVIIIACNTASIAAYEYLRSVSSVPIIGIINSGLESIKKNTYKEIGIIGTPFTVNSGEYPKRLSLRDKNLKVNSVGCDKLCPMIEKGWQNFEDRGEVLESYLDKLPNTCEALLLACTHYPFIIEDIKKRFKGNILDPSEKCACEVYRSLKEANLLNEQKEVGKTEFYVSSDKDSFKNKAQEFLGASIDSVFEINL